The Vibrio astriarenae genome contains a region encoding:
- the asd gene encoding aspartate-semialdehyde dehydrogenase, whose product MRVGLVGWRGMVGSVLMQRMVEERDFDLIEPVFFSTSQVGIPAPNLGKEAGLLQDAFDIDALKQLDAVITCQGGGYTEKVYPALRQAGWKGYWIDAASTLRMASDSIITLDPVNMKQIQEGIHGGTNTFVGGNCTVSLMLMALGGLYEKGHVEWMSAMTYQAASGAGAKNMRELISQMGTIKESVASELANPASSILDIDKKVAETMRADSFPVDQFGVPLAGSLIPWIDVKRDNGQSKEEWKAGVEANKILGLQDAPVPIDGTCVRIGAMRCHAQALTIKLKQAIPMDEIEEMIGTHNDWVKVIPNDRDITAQELTPAKVTGTLDIPVGRLRKMSMGDDFLNAFTVGDQLLWGAAEPLRRTLRIILAEKQ is encoded by the coding sequence ATGAGAGTTGGTCTAGTTGGTTGGCGTGGCATGGTGGGCTCTGTCCTGATGCAGCGCATGGTTGAAGAGCGAGATTTTGATCTTATCGAACCGGTCTTCTTTAGTACCTCGCAAGTGGGTATCCCAGCCCCGAATCTTGGTAAAGAAGCAGGTCTTCTTCAAGATGCGTTTGATATTGATGCTTTAAAACAACTAGATGCCGTGATTACCTGTCAAGGCGGTGGTTACACTGAAAAAGTGTATCCAGCACTTCGTCAAGCAGGCTGGAAAGGCTACTGGATTGATGCAGCTTCTACTCTTCGTATGGCGAGTGACTCTATCATTACTCTTGACCCAGTGAATATGAAGCAAATCCAAGAAGGTATTCACGGTGGAACGAATACCTTTGTCGGCGGTAACTGTACCGTGAGCTTGATGCTCATGGCCCTGGGTGGCTTGTACGAGAAAGGCCATGTTGAGTGGATGAGCGCAATGACGTATCAAGCCGCTTCAGGTGCTGGTGCTAAGAACATGCGTGAGCTGATTTCACAGATGGGCACAATCAAAGAATCGGTTGCGTCAGAGTTAGCGAACCCGGCTTCTTCAATTCTTGATATCGACAAGAAAGTCGCAGAAACCATGCGTGCAGATTCATTCCCAGTCGATCAATTTGGTGTGCCTCTAGCGGGCTCACTGATTCCATGGATTGATGTGAAGCGTGATAATGGTCAAAGCAAAGAAGAGTGGAAAGCGGGCGTTGAAGCGAACAAGATCCTAGGTTTGCAAGATGCACCAGTGCCGATCGATGGTACTTGTGTGCGTATCGGCGCAATGCGTTGTCACGCGCAAGCTCTCACCATCAAGCTTAAGCAAGCAATCCCAATGGACGAGATCGAAGAGATGATCGGCACTCATAATGATTGGGTTAAAGTGATTCCGAACGATCGTGATATCACTGCTCAAGAGCTGACACCAGCCAAAGTGACAGGTACGTTGGATATTCCTGTTGGTCGTCTACGTAAGATGTCGATGGGTGATGACTTCCTAAATGCCTTCACCGTTGGTGACCAACTGCTTTGGGGTGCTGCGGAACCACTACGTCGTACATTACGCATTATCTTGGCAGAAAAACAGTAA
- a CDS encoding Hpt domain-containing protein — translation MKFHKGYIALVIWALATITGIIWIRGEYAILTALEELDSEIQQTRTLVSIEPVYQTNHLDHLALSTHLINSLKLELLSSQQNALFTHDVNQLMLLVERFTRLTEQLSDNQLQVVDLLDTLGRLMEQYKTDPKVHALLTELGSLTFIAMFGDTSSNAYVYRDLDRLYTASLTLPEHDRVPFQRILAESSDTLGAYAQGAYLIEQLVEFEVSRYVTDLRQELLSHIRNGGIAFALVGFIPAFLLLFDHSNKPRVASPSPIGSSKSVSEGQSVSNDSSSNPPQSASYEERDAETMQSSPEAVSKVDYDYMLDSVNGDKESVALLLGVFVEDHKGDAQKIGDLIAQQDPEAMRAAHSLKGVAASIGASPLKEIATIIEANIKQGRVTSEAELDQLAKYLAQTVESAKQYT, via the coding sequence ATGAAATTTCACAAGGGTTACATAGCGTTAGTCATTTGGGCTTTAGCGACGATAACCGGTATTATCTGGATTCGTGGAGAGTATGCCATTCTCACCGCACTCGAGGAGTTAGATAGTGAAATTCAACAGACACGGACACTGGTGAGTATAGAGCCTGTCTATCAAACCAATCATTTAGATCATCTTGCCCTATCAACACACTTGATTAACTCCCTGAAGTTAGAGTTACTCTCTTCGCAACAAAATGCACTTTTCACCCATGATGTGAATCAGTTAATGCTTTTGGTTGAGCGTTTTACTCGACTTACTGAGCAGCTTAGTGACAACCAGCTGCAAGTGGTTGATCTTCTTGATACGCTTGGCCGCCTGATGGAGCAGTACAAAACGGACCCTAAGGTTCATGCATTGCTTACCGAATTGGGCTCACTGACCTTTATTGCGATGTTTGGTGATACCAGCTCAAATGCCTATGTCTATCGAGATTTGGATCGACTTTATACCGCGTCTTTAACATTACCAGAACACGACCGAGTACCGTTTCAAAGGATATTAGCAGAGAGCTCCGATACTCTGGGTGCCTATGCGCAAGGAGCCTACTTAATTGAGCAGTTGGTTGAGTTTGAGGTGAGTCGTTACGTTACGGATTTGCGCCAAGAGTTGTTGAGTCATATTCGTAACGGCGGCATTGCTTTTGCGTTGGTTGGCTTTATTCCGGCGTTCTTACTTCTGTTTGATCACTCAAACAAACCAAGAGTCGCTAGCCCGTCACCAATAGGGAGTTCGAAATCTGTCTCTGAGGGACAATCGGTGTCGAACGATAGCTCTTCCAATCCTCCTCAATCGGCGTCTTATGAAGAGAGGGATGCCGAAACGATGCAGAGTAGCCCTGAGGCGGTGAGTAAAGTGGATTACGACTATATGCTCGATTCCGTCAATGGTGACAAAGAATCAGTAGCACTCTTATTGGGTGTATTTGTTGAAGACCATAAAGGTGATGCTCAGAAAATCGGTGATCTTATTGCACAGCAAGATCCTGAAGCAATGCGCGCAGCACACAGTTTGAAGGGGGTGGCTGCGAGTATCGGGGCATCACCACTAAAAGAGATTGCGACTATCATTGAAGCGAACATCAAACAGGGGCGAGTGACGAGTGAAGCCGAACTCGACCAGCTCGCCAAATATCTAGCCCAAACGGTAGAGAGCGCTAAACAATATACCTAG
- a CDS encoding YchE family NAAT transporter, which produces MQSIEIAIFLQFFLGLVAAVNPVGIMPVFVSLTGHMTLEEKHKTAKTANIAVAVILITSLLAGQVLLDMFSISLDSFRVAGGLLLLSIAFSMMSGKLGEDKQNKQEKSEYVSREQIGVVPLAMPLMAGPGAISSTIVYGSRYPGALETVGIALTVIAFCFSSWLLFRSAPLIVRFLGQTGINVITRIMGLILGALGIEFIANGLRNLFPGLM; this is translated from the coding sequence ATGCAAAGCATAGAAATCGCTATTTTTCTTCAGTTTTTTCTTGGTTTAGTCGCCGCAGTGAACCCGGTTGGGATCATGCCGGTTTTTGTTTCGTTGACTGGACACATGACTCTTGAGGAAAAACACAAAACCGCCAAGACTGCCAATATCGCTGTCGCAGTTATTTTGATCACTTCACTTCTCGCTGGCCAAGTACTGCTTGATATGTTCAGTATTTCGCTAGACTCATTTCGAGTCGCAGGCGGGTTGCTGCTATTGAGTATCGCGTTTTCAATGATGAGCGGTAAACTCGGTGAAGATAAGCAGAACAAACAAGAGAAGTCAGAATATGTCAGTCGTGAGCAAATTGGCGTAGTTCCTCTCGCGATGCCGCTTATGGCAGGACCTGGTGCAATCAGCTCTACGATTGTTTACGGTTCACGTTACCCTGGCGCGCTTGAAACCGTAGGTATCGCTCTAACTGTTATCGCCTTCTGTTTTAGTTCATGGCTGCTGTTCCGTTCTGCGCCACTGATTGTTCGTTTCTTAGGTCAAACCGGAATCAACGTGATCACACGTATTATGGGCTTGATCTTGGGCGCGCTTGGTATCGAATTTATTGCCAATGGTCTTCGTAACCTATTCCCTGGATTGATGTAA
- a CDS encoding ion transporter, with the protein MEQEQHPHPLKNRLYVIIFGTHTSAGRAFDIGLLIAILTSLCIVVAQSVPEIQLAYGVPLHYIELGLTGLFTIEYLVRLYCSPKPFAYARSYYGVVDLLAILPTYIAPFVPGASYMVVIRMLRIMRIFRILRLVGYLQDSNLLLRSLLMARRKVFIFFSTVGILVTIFGSLIYVIEGPEHGFTSIPKSIYWAIVTITTVGYGDIVPQTGLGKTIASLTMLLGYSILAVPTGIITAELNNEMKSHRQLVKCPNCSKSGHETEAMFCKYCGSELADPDQRVVPVETSDK; encoded by the coding sequence ATGGAACAAGAGCAGCACCCGCACCCTCTCAAAAATAGACTCTATGTCATAATATTCGGCACCCACACCTCAGCGGGTAGAGCGTTCGACATTGGGTTACTAATCGCTATTTTAACCTCGCTGTGTATTGTCGTTGCTCAATCGGTTCCTGAAATACAGCTTGCCTATGGCGTACCTCTTCACTACATAGAACTGGGCTTGACCGGGCTGTTTACTATTGAATACCTAGTCCGCCTCTATTGCTCGCCAAAACCCTTTGCCTACGCTAGAAGTTATTATGGCGTCGTCGACCTTTTAGCCATTTTACCTACTTATATAGCGCCGTTCGTCCCCGGAGCCTCTTATATGGTGGTGATACGCATGCTACGCATCATGCGTATCTTTCGTATTCTTCGGTTGGTCGGCTATTTACAAGATTCCAACCTGCTGTTACGCAGTCTGCTTATGGCCCGAAGAAAGGTCTTCATCTTCTTCTCCACCGTAGGGATTTTAGTCACTATTTTCGGTTCTCTGATCTATGTTATCGAAGGACCAGAACATGGCTTTACGAGTATTCCTAAAAGCATCTACTGGGCAATTGTCACTATCACCACCGTCGGCTACGGAGATATCGTTCCCCAAACGGGCCTAGGAAAGACCATTGCATCACTCACTATGCTATTAGGTTACTCCATTTTGGCAGTGCCAACTGGAATCATCACAGCAGAGCTGAACAACGAGATGAAATCCCACCGTCAACTGGTTAAATGTCCAAACTGTTCAAAGTCTGGACATGAAACCGAAGCCATGTTTTGTAAATACTGCGGCAGTGAGCTAGCCGACCCTGATCAGCGAGTTGTCCCTGTAGAAACGTCAGACAAATAG
- a CDS encoding sigma-70 family RNA polymerase sigma factor — protein MAIIEFFGKKKSTTSVNRDMDKQRKYEALVRAYHKDLYRYAYWLCKDPTIAEDVVQEAFMRAWKSLDSLQDDKAAKSWLITILRRENARRFERKQFDLVDIDDYSQEAKTSDDNHHQTQWLHEQIMTLDEEYREPLYLQVVGGFSGEEIGKILELNTNTVMTRLFRARNQLKEKVDASTSSRGMSNG, from the coding sequence GTGGCGATTATTGAATTTTTCGGAAAGAAAAAGTCCACTACCTCGGTCAATAGGGATATGGACAAGCAAAGAAAGTACGAAGCGCTCGTCAGAGCCTATCACAAGGACCTCTATCGTTATGCTTATTGGTTGTGTAAAGATCCAACCATTGCAGAGGATGTGGTGCAAGAAGCCTTCATGCGTGCATGGAAGTCTTTAGATAGCCTGCAAGACGATAAGGCGGCTAAATCATGGCTGATTACGATCTTACGTCGCGAAAACGCACGTCGTTTTGAACGTAAACAGTTCGACCTTGTGGACATTGATGATTACAGCCAAGAGGCCAAAACGTCTGATGACAACCATCATCAAACGCAGTGGCTTCATGAGCAGATCATGACGTTAGACGAAGAGTATCGTGAGCCACTCTATCTACAGGTCGTTGGGGGATTTAGTGGTGAGGAGATAGGAAAGATTCTTGAGCTCAATACGAATACAGTAATGACTCGCCTTTTCCGCGCCCGAAATCAGTTGAAAGAGAAAGTGGATGCATCCACATCGAGTCGAGGTATGAGCAATGGATGA
- the adhE gene encoding bifunctional acetaldehyde-CoA/alcohol dehydrogenase: MPVTNLAELDALVARVKAAQEEFATFSQEQVDKIFRAASLAANQARIPLAQQAVEESGMGIVEDKVIKNHFASEFIYNKYKDEKTCGVLEEDDNLGTMTIAEPVGIICGIVPTTNPTSTAIFKSLISLKTRNGIIFSPHPRAKNSTNDAAKLVLDAAVAAGAPKDIIGWIDQPSVELSNGLMKHDGIALILATGGPGMVKAAYSSGKPAIGVGAGNVPVVIDETADIKRAVASILMSKTFDNGVVCASEQAAIVVDEVYDEVKERFASHKAVVLSKADANKVRKVLLIDGALNAKIVGQPAPAIAELAGVKVPADTKVLVGEGLGKVSYDDEFAHEKLSPTLGLFRADNFEDAVAQAVTMVEIGGIGHTSGLYTNQDTNADRIRYFGDKMKTARILINIPTTHGGIGDLYNFNVAPSLTLGCGSWGGNSISENVGPKHLINKKTVAKRAENMLWHKLPKSIYFRRGSLPIAMSDLEGKKRAFLVTDRFLFNNGYADEVVKLLKEQGIEVQTFFDVEADPTLSVVEKGAEAMKSFQPDVILALGGGSPMDAAKIMWVMYEHPETHFEELAMRFMDIRKRIYKFPKMGQKAELVCITTTSGTGSEVTPFAVVTDDKTGAKYPLADYEITPNMAIVDANLVMNMPKSLTAFGGYDAVTHALEAYVSVLANEYSDGQALQALKMLKEYLPSSYANGANDPIAREKVHNAATIAGIAFANAFLGVCHSMAHKIGAEFHLPHGLANALLISNVVRYNANDNPTKQTAFSQYDRPHARRRYAEVADHLGLSQAGDRTAQKIERLLAWLEELKLNLDIPTSIQAAGVAEADFVAKLDELAVEAFDDQCTGANPRYPLITELKEVLMASYYGKAFVEGETFEGTTVIKKKADQEAAQAPKAKKEKAEA; encoded by the coding sequence ATGCCTGTAACTAACCTAGCTGAACTAGATGCTCTAGTAGCACGCGTTAAAGCTGCACAAGAAGAGTTTGCTACTTTCTCTCAAGAGCAAGTAGACAAGATCTTCCGCGCAGCTTCTCTAGCAGCTAACCAAGCACGTATCCCTCTAGCGCAACAAGCGGTAGAAGAATCAGGTATGGGTATTGTTGAAGATAAAGTAATCAAGAACCACTTCGCTTCTGAATTTATCTACAACAAATACAAAGATGAAAAAACTTGTGGCGTTCTAGAAGAGGACGACAACCTAGGTACTATGACTATCGCAGAGCCTGTGGGCATCATCTGTGGTATCGTACCAACGACTAACCCAACTTCGACTGCTATCTTCAAGTCTCTAATCTCACTTAAGACTCGTAACGGTATCATTTTCTCGCCACACCCACGTGCGAAAAACTCTACTAACGACGCAGCGAAACTTGTTCTAGATGCAGCAGTAGCAGCAGGTGCTCCAAAAGACATCATCGGTTGGATCGACCAGCCTTCTGTTGAGCTATCTAACGGTCTAATGAAGCACGATGGCATTGCTCTTATCCTTGCGACTGGTGGTCCAGGCATGGTTAAAGCAGCTTACTCTTCTGGTAAGCCAGCAATCGGTGTAGGTGCGGGTAACGTTCCTGTCGTTATCGACGAAACTGCTGACATCAAGCGTGCAGTGGCTTCTATCCTAATGTCTAAAACGTTCGATAACGGCGTAGTTTGTGCTTCTGAGCAGGCTGCAATCGTTGTTGACGAAGTATACGACGAAGTAAAAGAGCGTTTCGCTTCTCATAAAGCTGTTGTACTAAGCAAAGCTGATGCAAATAAAGTACGTAAAGTCCTTCTAATCGACGGCGCACTAAACGCGAAAATCGTGGGTCAACCAGCACCAGCAATCGCTGAGCTAGCAGGCGTTAAAGTTCCAGCTGACACTAAAGTTCTAGTAGGTGAAGGTCTTGGTAAAGTTTCTTACGACGACGAGTTCGCACACGAAAAACTATCTCCAACTCTAGGTCTATTCCGTGCAGACAACTTCGAAGACGCAGTTGCTCAAGCGGTAACTATGGTTGAGATAGGTGGTATCGGTCACACATCTGGCCTTTACACTAACCAAGATACTAACGCAGACCGTATCCGTTACTTCGGTGACAAGATGAAGACTGCACGTATCCTAATCAACATCCCGACGACTCACGGTGGTATCGGTGACCTGTACAACTTCAACGTTGCACCTTCTCTAACTCTTGGTTGTGGTTCATGGGGTGGTAACTCTATCTCTGAGAACGTAGGTCCTAAGCACCTAATCAACAAGAAAACTGTAGCGAAGCGAGCTGAAAACATGTTGTGGCATAAACTACCTAAGTCAATCTACTTCCGTCGTGGCAGCCTTCCAATCGCAATGAGCGACCTAGAAGGTAAGAAACGTGCGTTCCTTGTAACTGACCGTTTCCTATTCAACAACGGTTACGCTGACGAAGTAGTGAAGCTACTTAAAGAGCAAGGCATCGAAGTTCAAACTTTCTTCGACGTAGAAGCAGATCCAACACTATCTGTTGTTGAGAAAGGTGCAGAAGCAATGAAGAGCTTCCAACCTGACGTAATCCTAGCTCTAGGTGGTGGTTCACCAATGGATGCTGCGAAGATCATGTGGGTAATGTACGAGCACCCAGAAACTCACTTCGAAGAACTAGCAATGCGCTTTATGGATATCCGTAAACGTATCTACAAGTTCCCGAAAATGGGTCAAAAAGCTGAACTTGTATGTATCACTACAACTTCAGGTACTGGTTCAGAGGTTACTCCATTCGCGGTTGTTACTGACGACAAGACAGGTGCTAAGTACCCACTAGCTGACTACGAAATCACGCCAAACATGGCTATCGTTGATGCTAACCTAGTAATGAACATGCCTAAGTCTCTAACAGCGTTCGGTGGTTACGATGCAGTAACTCACGCTCTTGAAGCTTACGTATCTGTTCTTGCTAACGAGTACTCTGACGGTCAAGCTCTACAAGCACTTAAGATGCTAAAAGAGTACCTACCTTCAAGCTACGCGAACGGTGCAAACGACCCAATCGCTCGTGAGAAAGTACACAACGCGGCAACAATCGCTGGTATCGCGTTTGCGAACGCATTCCTAGGTGTTTGTCACTCAATGGCGCACAAGATTGGTGCTGAGTTCCACCTACCACACGGTCTAGCGAACGCACTACTAATCTCGAACGTTGTACGTTACAACGCGAACGACAACCCAACTAAGCAGACTGCATTCTCTCAATACGACCGTCCTCACGCACGTCGTCGTTACGCAGAGGTTGCTGACCACCTAGGCCTAAGCCAAGCTGGTGACCGTACTGCTCAGAAGATTGAGCGTCTACTAGCATGGCTAGAAGAGCTGAAACTAAACCTAGACATCCCAACGTCTATCCAAGCTGCAGGTGTTGCTGAAGCTGATTTCGTTGCGAAACTAGATGAGCTAGCAGTTGAAGCGTTCGATGACCAGTGTACAGGTGCTAACCCACGTTACCCACTAATCACTGAGCTTAAAGAAGTACTAATGGCTTCTTACTACGGCAAAGCATTCGTTGAAGGTGAAACTTTCGAAGGTACTACGGTAATCAAGAAGAAAGCAGACCAAGAAGCAGCGCAAGCGCCTAAAGCTAAGAAAGAGAAAGCAGAAGCTTAA
- a CDS encoding outer membrane protein transport protein, which translates to MKNMRLFKKSVVAVTVALASQQAVAAGFQLNAQSATGIGRAFAGDAVIADNASVMARNPAAMALFDSMELSLGFETIITDISVSDVNYTASGPTAGNDDVGSTSVAPNIHFIMPINEKFAWGINAYSNFGTRTEFKGALENSVFGGETDVKSGNIGIAGSYRLNEQWSFGAGLDIIYGVGTFVRGGAELAPPGFPQFAPETTLKVEDADGWGVGFNIGTVYELDENNRFGLSYRYSPQFDAKDDKGQEISLALPDMAEFSGYHRLEDTKFAVHYSVQWIGWSAFDEIEFTNLNLADSPVGGVNGSYTKAYEWQDGWHYALGGTYYLNSDWTLRAGYMYDTSAQDKLTSISVPDSDRQWLSAGFTYHIDQKSNVDFGFTYLIGKDTSAEEYLVGDTPVLTATTRADAILVGLQYSRSF; encoded by the coding sequence ATGAAAAACATGCGTCTGTTTAAAAAATCAGTGGTAGCCGTAACGGTCGCACTGGCTTCTCAGCAAGCGGTAGCTGCTGGCTTCCAACTAAACGCACAATCTGCAACAGGTATCGGCCGCGCATTCGCGGGTGATGCAGTTATCGCTGATAACGCATCTGTAATGGCTCGTAACCCTGCTGCTATGGCACTTTTTGACTCTATGGAGTTGTCTCTAGGTTTTGAAACTATCATTACAGATATTTCTGTATCTGATGTTAACTACACAGCCAGTGGCCCTACAGCTGGTAACGATGATGTCGGCAGCACATCAGTTGCGCCTAACATTCACTTCATTATGCCTATAAACGAGAAGTTTGCCTGGGGTATTAACGCTTACTCGAACTTTGGTACACGTACAGAATTTAAAGGCGCTTTAGAAAACTCTGTGTTCGGCGGTGAAACAGATGTTAAGAGTGGCAACATTGGTATTGCCGGGTCATACCGTTTAAATGAACAATGGAGTTTTGGTGCTGGCCTAGACATTATTTACGGTGTTGGGACTTTCGTACGTGGAGGCGCTGAACTCGCACCACCAGGATTCCCTCAGTTCGCACCTGAAACAACACTTAAGGTTGAAGACGCAGATGGTTGGGGTGTCGGTTTTAACATCGGTACTGTATACGAGTTAGATGAAAACAACCGATTTGGCTTATCTTATCGTTATAGCCCTCAGTTCGATGCAAAAGATGACAAAGGGCAAGAAATTTCACTTGCGCTTCCAGACATGGCTGAGTTCTCTGGTTACCATCGCTTAGAGGATACTAAATTCGCTGTACACTATAGCGTACAATGGATAGGTTGGAGTGCATTTGATGAGATCGAATTTACTAACCTTAACTTAGCGGACTCACCAGTAGGCGGCGTTAACGGCTCTTACACTAAAGCTTACGAATGGCAAGATGGCTGGCACTACGCTTTAGGTGGTACATACTACCTTAACTCTGACTGGACTCTGCGTGCAGGCTATATGTACGATACAAGTGCCCAGGATAAACTGACTTCGATATCTGTTCCAGATTCAGACCGTCAATGGCTATCCGCAGGTTTCACATACCATATTGACCAAAAATCTAATGTAGACTTTGGCTTTACATACTTGATCGGAAAAGACACATCGGCTGAAGAGTATCTAGTCGGAGATACTCCTGTTCTAACAGCAACAACACGTGCTGATGCTATCCTAGTGGGTCTGCAATACAGCCGTAGCTTCTAA
- a CDS encoding DUF3379 family protein: protein MDELEFRRRVLTEPNVRDADIMDATRASEANEKFLDDVLDLDKKINEAMKIDVPDDLADRILLNQAVEETKVVRPTFTKRMMSMAASVAFMAGLLAGQINWGNVFVPQAQASLGVTALEYFYGEKDFIASLDESSSIEQINAKLTPFHYQVDSQFPYHVYYLNHCSFGTSNAFHAVLRGEHGRVTVFITNQPSEDETFNDDKMKGMVVPLENSSMIIVAHLNEDVAKIAENIEYILKPM from the coding sequence ATGGATGAGTTAGAGTTTCGTCGAAGAGTTTTGACTGAACCAAACGTTCGTGACGCCGATATAATGGACGCGACACGTGCGAGTGAGGCAAACGAAAAGTTTTTAGATGACGTGCTTGATCTCGACAAAAAGATCAACGAAGCCATGAAAATTGATGTGCCGGATGATCTTGCAGACAGAATTCTTTTAAACCAAGCCGTCGAGGAAACCAAAGTCGTACGCCCAACATTTACTAAGCGTATGATGTCAATGGCCGCTTCAGTAGCGTTTATGGCTGGCTTACTTGCCGGGCAAATCAACTGGGGCAATGTGTTTGTTCCCCAAGCACAAGCAAGTTTAGGCGTTACTGCCCTTGAATATTTCTACGGTGAGAAAGATTTTATCGCCTCGCTTGATGAGAGCTCTTCTATCGAGCAGATAAACGCGAAGTTAACGCCTTTCCACTACCAAGTTGATAGCCAATTCCCATACCACGTTTATTACTTGAATCATTGCTCATTTGGTACAAGCAATGCTTTCCACGCGGTATTAAGGGGCGAACATGGTCGAGTGACTGTTTTTATAACCAATCAGCCTAGTGAGGATGAGACATTCAATGACGATAAAATGAAGGGTATGGTTGTACCTCTAGAAAATTCGAGCATGATCATCGTGGCTCACTTGAACGAAGATGTCGCTAAAATCGCCGAAAATATAGAGTATATACTCAAACCTATGTAA
- a CDS encoding chemotaxis protein → MVTTLSGCSLLEVKIDNQTTPLTQQELATRLLTREYALSFFSQVEQNADLLKEQYLVDDRYHQSYVLLWKINAQEGLQRAVYQASPQAGLIDSWVFTKQMDEFFKTEQGMALFESQLPGQTSTKLLAEIEQLASMLMSRSLFNSSKEFVEQFSQAHPFDEIRFIQTPSYRSWLEFNGLSTEEAVTSVGTMAEAMGDVSDRLSLVSQQTPKLIGWKAELVALNSDLTAEDVSSALETLKATSESFQDFVENNPEYMRNLAAYMAVELQPLVDDIDSKTTEQLGKLSQERQALDVMVERERLELIALVERERQAIAGIVSEQRQMLTQELDQVSQDVLTLAMDKLIELIKSTIIYFILFITAIFFAPLGLGYMLGKRSAIKTSNG, encoded by the coding sequence ATGGTCACTACTTTGAGCGGTTGCTCCTTACTAGAAGTTAAAATTGACAACCAAACCACGCCACTGACTCAGCAAGAGTTAGCGACCCGCTTATTGACTCGAGAGTATGCGCTTTCGTTCTTTTCACAAGTGGAGCAAAACGCTGATTTACTCAAAGAGCAATACTTAGTGGATGATCGCTACCATCAGTCTTATGTCTTGTTGTGGAAAATCAATGCGCAAGAGGGGCTGCAGCGCGCCGTTTATCAAGCATCGCCACAAGCGGGCTTAATTGATAGCTGGGTGTTCACCAAACAGATGGATGAGTTTTTTAAGACTGAACAGGGAATGGCGCTCTTTGAATCGCAATTACCCGGTCAAACATCCACTAAGTTGTTGGCAGAAATCGAGCAACTCGCGAGCATGTTAATGTCTCGCAGCCTGTTCAATTCATCAAAAGAGTTTGTAGAGCAGTTCAGCCAAGCGCACCCTTTTGATGAAATTCGTTTTATTCAGACTCCTTCTTATCGCAGTTGGCTTGAGTTTAATGGGTTGTCTACAGAGGAAGCGGTCACCAGTGTTGGCACGATGGCAGAGGCGATGGGAGATGTATCCGATCGCCTGAGCTTAGTCTCTCAACAAACACCAAAACTTATTGGTTGGAAAGCGGAGCTAGTGGCACTTAACAGTGACCTCACTGCGGAAGACGTATCGAGTGCGTTGGAAACACTTAAAGCAACCTCAGAATCTTTCCAGGACTTTGTAGAGAATAACCCAGAGTATATGCGTAACCTTGCTGCTTACATGGCGGTAGAGCTGCAACCATTAGTCGATGATATTGATAGTAAAACCACGGAACAACTGGGTAAGCTGTCTCAAGAGCGTCAAGCTTTGGACGTGATGGTAGAGCGTGAACGGCTGGAGTTGATTGCTTTGGTGGAACGCGAACGCCAAGCGATTGCAGGTATCGTTTCAGAGCAGCGACAAATGCTGACACAAGAGCTCGATCAAGTTTCGCAAGATGTGCTTACACTGGCGATGGATAAGCTCATCGAGTTGATTAAGAGTACGATCATCTACTTTATTTTATTCATTACTGCGATTTTCTTTGCACCACTTGGCTTAGGTTATATGTTGGGTAAACGCAGTGCCATAAAGACAAGCAATGGGTAA